A DNA window from Candidatus Binatia bacterium contains the following coding sequences:
- the radA gene encoding DNA repair protein RadA: MGAPPRHSEFACQQCGHRQAKWDGKCPACGTWNSLHEEARVAPVAAKGRQAAVVVGALASAKLGPLAEVEGDEGGERFATGIGELDRVLGGGLVSGSAVLVGGEPGVGKSTLAIQFAAGLAASGRPVLYISGEEAPLQVRRRAERLGLPLGGILVLADIDVDAVLRAMKQARPAAVIVDSVQTIRTSRVESAPGSGSQLREATAELITGARALGSALWLIGHVTKEGAVAGPRILEHMVDAVLYFEGDQHGAFRILRAVKNRFGPTGELGVFEMHGSGLVEVANPSQLLAGNSLRDVPGSVISACIEGSRPLLVEIQALVSPSHPGSARRTTVGVDHSRVAMLAAVLEKHLGLSMASQDVFVNTAGGVRIDDPGVDLAVIAALASSYLDKAVPRRTLVLGEVGLTGEVRAVPQLRARLREAARLGFERAVVGSESADKLGGLEIGVEVVATVGEAWEALR; the protein is encoded by the coding sequence ATGGGCGCTCCGCCGAGACATTCCGAATTCGCTTGCCAGCAGTGCGGCCACCGCCAGGCCAAGTGGGACGGAAAGTGTCCCGCCTGCGGCACGTGGAACTCCCTGCACGAGGAGGCGCGCGTGGCACCGGTCGCTGCCAAAGGCCGCCAGGCGGCGGTCGTCGTCGGTGCGCTGGCGAGCGCGAAGCTCGGTCCGCTGGCCGAGGTCGAGGGCGACGAAGGCGGTGAGCGTTTCGCGACGGGCATCGGAGAGCTCGACCGAGTGCTTGGTGGCGGGCTGGTCAGCGGCTCAGCCGTGCTCGTCGGCGGCGAGCCCGGAGTTGGAAAATCCACGCTCGCCATCCAGTTCGCCGCCGGACTTGCGGCCTCAGGACGCCCGGTTCTCTACATCAGCGGCGAGGAAGCACCGCTTCAGGTCCGGCGCCGCGCCGAGAGGCTCGGTCTTCCTCTTGGCGGCATCCTCGTTCTTGCCGACATCGACGTCGACGCGGTGCTGCGCGCAATGAAGCAGGCCAGGCCTGCTGCCGTCATCGTCGATTCGGTGCAGACGATTCGCACGTCACGCGTAGAGTCGGCGCCGGGATCGGGGTCCCAGCTTCGCGAGGCGACGGCCGAGCTGATCACCGGGGCCAGGGCTCTCGGCAGCGCGCTGTGGCTGATCGGACACGTCACCAAGGAAGGCGCCGTCGCAGGCCCGCGCATTCTCGAGCACATGGTCGATGCGGTGCTGTATTTCGAAGGAGACCAGCACGGCGCGTTTCGCATCCTGAGAGCGGTCAAGAACCGCTTCGGTCCGACCGGCGAGCTCGGCGTCTTCGAGATGCACGGCAGCGGGCTCGTCGAAGTCGCCAATCCGTCGCAGCTCCTGGCGGGAAACTCGCTGCGGGACGTGCCGGGATCGGTGATCTCCGCGTGCATCGAAGGCAGCCGCCCGCTTCTCGTCGAGATCCAGGCCCTCGTTTCGCCGAGCCATCCGGGATCGGCGAGAAGGACGACCGTGGGCGTGGATCACTCGCGCGTAGCGATGCTCGCGGCCGTTCTCGAAAAGCACCTCGGCCTGTCGATGGCGAGCCAGGACGTCTTCGTCAACACGGCCGGCGGAGTGCGCATCGACGACCCGGGCGTCGACCTTGCCGTCATCGCGGCGCTCGCTTCGAGCTATCTCGACAAGGCGGTGCCGCGGCGAACCCTCGTGCTCGGCGAGGTCGGCCTGACCGGGGAAGTGCGCGCCGTGCCGCAGCTTCGCGCCCGCCTTCGCGAGGCGGCGCGGCTCGGATTCGAAAGGGCGGTGGTCGGCTCCGAATCTGCCGACAAGCTCGGCGGCCTCGAGATCGGCGTCGAGGTTGTCGCTACCGTCGGCGAGGCGTGGGAAGCGCTTCGCTGA
- a CDS encoding ammonium transporter, with protein MFIAAVALASASAARADDAPAAAAPAAAAAAPESQLPAYFSATNGDKPSWPDPTGGASGVWAAPAGDAKGDIPSKLGITDVYDRVAHNLYAINYVWALVTGFLVMFMQAGFMLVETGLCRAKNTSHTSAMNFMIYPLGCFAFWAYGFAIGWGNWWNGPVPPGWYASLGPGLSVLNSGVGIGAAVDAAGQATGAFTYGLLGTKGFFLTNSVGDAGVMVLFFFMMVFMDTTATIPTGAMAERWSWKNFCLYGVWVALPYCIYANWVWGGGWLAQGGLNWSLGHGAVDFAGSGVVHAMGGVIGLAGCIAIGPRIGKFDAQGKPRAMPGHNVNIVVLGTFILAFGWFGFNPGSTLAGTDLRIGYVVVNTMLASVASSIAAMLTLWGMGLKPDTTMLCNGMLAGLVAITAPCAFVNPIGAFTIGAIAGWLVIVSVFFFEKRGVDDPCGAISVHGVNGLWGVISVGIFATGEYGAGWNGVVRDSMVAAYGADGVRGILYGDASQLVMQLIDAVVLAAFGYAMAWVWFKVSDAITPLRVTREVEVEGLDGPEMGCLAYPDFQLHPESHNFR; from the coding sequence ATGTTCATCGCCGCGGTGGCTCTCGCCTCGGCCTCGGCAGCAAGAGCCGACGATGCGCCGGCGGCGGCGGCGCCGGCGGCGGCGGCGGCGGCGCCCGAGTCCCAGCTTCCGGCCTACTTCTCCGCGACAAACGGCGACAAACCGTCATGGCCGGATCCGACCGGGGGCGCGTCAGGCGTCTGGGCGGCACCGGCCGGTGACGCCAAGGGAGATATCCCGTCCAAGCTCGGGATCACCGACGTCTACGACCGCGTCGCGCACAACCTCTACGCGATCAACTACGTCTGGGCACTGGTGACGGGATTCCTCGTCATGTTCATGCAGGCGGGGTTCATGCTGGTCGAGACGGGGTTGTGCCGCGCGAAGAACACCTCGCACACGTCGGCGATGAACTTCATGATCTATCCTCTCGGCTGCTTCGCGTTCTGGGCTTACGGCTTCGCGATCGGCTGGGGCAACTGGTGGAACGGTCCGGTTCCGCCAGGATGGTATGCGTCACTCGGTCCCGGCCTGTCGGTGCTGAACAGCGGAGTCGGCATCGGCGCGGCAGTCGACGCTGCGGGACAGGCCACGGGCGCGTTCACCTACGGGCTGCTCGGAACGAAGGGCTTTTTCCTCACCAACAGCGTCGGCGACGCCGGCGTCATGGTGCTGTTCTTCTTCATGATGGTGTTCATGGACACCACGGCGACGATCCCCACCGGCGCGATGGCCGAGCGCTGGTCGTGGAAGAACTTCTGTCTCTACGGCGTCTGGGTCGCGCTGCCGTACTGCATTTATGCGAACTGGGTCTGGGGCGGCGGATGGCTCGCGCAGGGCGGGCTCAACTGGAGCCTCGGGCACGGAGCGGTGGATTTTGCCGGCTCCGGCGTCGTGCATGCGATGGGAGGCGTCATCGGGCTGGCCGGCTGCATCGCCATCGGTCCGCGCATCGGCAAGTTCGACGCCCAGGGCAAGCCTCGTGCGATGCCCGGCCACAACGTCAACATCGTGGTGCTCGGTACCTTCATCCTGGCGTTCGGCTGGTTCGGCTTCAATCCGGGATCGACGCTGGCGGGAACCGACCTGAGAATCGGGTACGTCGTCGTCAACACGATGCTTGCGAGCGTCGCCTCGTCAATCGCCGCGATGCTCACGCTGTGGGGAATGGGCCTGAAGCCGGACACGACGATGCTCTGCAACGGCATGCTCGCCGGCCTCGTCGCGATCACCGCTCCGTGCGCGTTCGTCAATCCCATCGGCGCATTCACGATCGGCGCGATTGCCGGCTGGCTGGTGATCGTGTCGGTGTTCTTCTTCGAGAAGCGCGGCGTCGACGATCCCTGCGGCGCGATCTCCGTGCACGGCGTCAACGGGCTGTGGGGAGTGATCTCGGTGGGCATCTTCGCGACCGGCGAATACGGCGCCGGCTGGAACGGTGTCGTGCGCGATTCGATGGTTGCCGCCTACGGCGCCGATGGCGTGCGCGGCATCCTCTACGGCGATGCCTCGCAGCTGGTGATGCAGCTGATCGACGCCGTGGTGCTGGCGGCGTTCGGCTACGCGATGGCGTGGGTCTGGTTCAAGGTGAGCGACGCCATTACGCCGCTGCGCGTGACGCGCGAGGTCGAAGTCGAAGGCCTCGACGGGCCGGAGATGGGCTGCCTGGCTTACCCGGACTTCCAGCTTCACCCGGAGAGCCACAACTTCCGGTAA
- a CDS encoding SurA N-terminal domain-containing protein — translation MLDFMRRNARSWGIRAALGLITLVFIFFMGGGGRLGKGLTPLVKVGDIEITRTDFDISQRRNENYFREQFKGQVSDAMMKSLNIPKMTLDQLVDGAVLRAEADRLGLKVTEDAIRDQLVHVPAFQGRTGFSPDLYRETVRSQGMTPGSFEDGVRRELLETQMADIIRRGAHVSEEDAWQEFQRQNRKINLSYVTIDSEPFEKDVKIDEEALTKFYDSRQESYRRPPTVKVRYVAYKVADIADKIDVSDVDMNEYYDLNKNSEFQQEEQVSARHILKKVDKDASDDQKKAAREAIDAIAKKLADGGNFEEIAKTESDDPGSAAKGGDLGTFGRGHMVPAFEDAAFALEPGQTSGVVETDFGFHIIQVYAKQPAGVQPFDQVKDKIRKSLATQKALDRAFDDSAEDAAKISGGAKFDDIAGTRGAKIEETPPFTQGDVVAGIGPAPAFVEAAFSLLNPGDISDPVKVGQDYYLLSLVERKESYVPALADIRDQVESEFKSQKALDLAREKADDILQKAKAGTALVQLAQQNALELKSAADVDGSANFVQDIGAVPGLSEVAFAATRDGEPLSRSFVSGSKAYVFVRDSVIEAKREDFDAGKKQQVESLEKARQQDALQEFIRSLKEKEKISYDVAQLRPLLGDKSSTLTE, via the coding sequence ATGCTCGATTTCATGCGTCGCAACGCCCGCTCGTGGGGCATCCGGGCCGCGCTCGGCCTGATCACGCTCGTGTTCATCTTCTTCATGGGTGGAGGCGGACGCCTCGGCAAAGGCCTCACGCCTCTGGTGAAGGTCGGTGACATCGAGATCACGCGCACCGATTTCGACATCTCGCAGCGGCGCAACGAGAATTACTTCCGCGAGCAGTTCAAGGGGCAGGTGAGCGACGCGATGATGAAGTCGCTCAACATCCCGAAGATGACGCTGGACCAGCTCGTCGACGGAGCGGTGCTGCGCGCCGAGGCCGACCGGCTCGGGCTGAAAGTCACCGAGGATGCGATCCGCGACCAGCTCGTCCACGTTCCCGCGTTCCAGGGCCGCACCGGCTTTTCGCCCGACCTTTACCGCGAGACGGTCCGCTCCCAGGGCATGACGCCTGGCTCGTTCGAAGACGGGGTGCGCCGCGAGCTTCTCGAGACGCAGATGGCCGACATCATCCGCCGCGGTGCCCACGTCAGCGAAGAGGACGCCTGGCAGGAGTTCCAGCGCCAGAACCGCAAGATCAACCTGTCGTACGTCACGATCGACTCGGAGCCTTTCGAGAAGGACGTCAAGATCGACGAAGAGGCATTGACCAAGTTCTACGATTCCAGGCAGGAGTCGTACCGCCGGCCGCCTACCGTCAAGGTGCGCTACGTTGCCTACAAGGTCGCCGACATCGCCGACAAGATCGACGTCTCCGACGTCGACATGAACGAGTACTACGATCTCAACAAGAACAGCGAGTTCCAGCAGGAAGAGCAGGTCAGCGCGCGCCACATCCTGAAGAAAGTCGACAAGGACGCGAGCGACGACCAGAAGAAGGCCGCGCGCGAAGCGATCGACGCGATCGCCAAGAAGCTCGCCGACGGCGGCAACTTCGAAGAGATCGCCAAGACGGAGTCGGACGATCCGGGCAGCGCAGCCAAGGGCGGCGACCTCGGCACGTTCGGACGCGGCCACATGGTCCCGGCGTTCGAGGACGCCGCATTCGCGCTCGAGCCGGGTCAGACCAGCGGCGTCGTCGAGACCGATTTCGGCTTCCACATCATCCAGGTCTACGCGAAGCAGCCGGCCGGCGTGCAGCCGTTCGACCAGGTCAAGGACAAGATCCGCAAGAGCCTGGCCACGCAGAAAGCGCTCGACCGCGCTTTCGACGATTCGGCCGAAGATGCGGCCAAGATCTCCGGCGGCGCCAAGTTCGACGACATCGCGGGCACGCGTGGTGCGAAGATCGAGGAAACGCCGCCGTTCACGCAGGGCGACGTGGTCGCAGGGATCGGACCCGCGCCCGCGTTCGTCGAAGCTGCGTTCTCGCTGCTCAATCCCGGCGACATCTCCGATCCGGTCAAGGTCGGGCAGGACTACTACCTGCTGTCGCTCGTCGAGAGGAAAGAGAGCTACGTGCCGGCGCTGGCCGACATCCGCGACCAGGTCGAGTCGGAGTTCAAGTCGCAAAAAGCCCTCGATCTCGCGCGCGAGAAAGCCGACGACATCCTGCAGAAAGCCAAGGCGGGCACGGCGCTGGTGCAGCTCGCGCAGCAGAACGCCCTGGAGCTGAAAAGCGCGGCCGACGTCGACGGCAGCGCGAACTTTGTCCAGGACATCGGCGCGGTTCCCGGCCTGTCGGAAGTCGCGTTCGCAGCCACCAGGGACGGCGAGCCGCTGTCACGCTCCTTCGTCAGCGGAAGCAAGGCGTACGTCTTCGTCCGCGACAGCGTCATCGAGGCCAAGCGCGAGGACTTCGACGCGGGCAAGAAGCAGCAGGTCGAATCCCTCGAAAAGGCGCGCCAGCAGGACGCGCTGCAGGAGTTCATCCGCTCCCTGAAGGAGAAGGAGAAGATCTCCTACGACGTTGCCCAGCTTCGCCCGCTGCTCGGCGACAAGTCCTCGACGCTGACCGAGTAA
- the trxA gene encoding thioredoxin, giving the protein MGKIKELTDSTFDQEVLKSSVPVLVDFWAPWCGPCRAIAPLLEELAGEYQGRVKIMKINVDDHQTYASQFGVRSIPNLLVFKDGKVANQIIGAVPKSKLAQALDNVAA; this is encoded by the coding sequence ATGGGCAAGATCAAGGAACTGACCGATTCGACGTTCGACCAGGAAGTGCTCAAGTCGTCGGTGCCCGTGCTCGTCGACTTCTGGGCCCCGTGGTGCGGCCCGTGCCGCGCCATCGCGCCGCTGCTCGAGGAGCTGGCCGGCGAGTACCAGGGTCGCGTCAAGATCATGAAGATCAACGTCGACGACCATCAGACGTATGCGAGCCAGTTCGGCGTGCGCAGCATCCCGAACCTGCTCGTCTTCAAGGACGGCAAGGTCGCCAACCAGATCATCGGCGCCGTGCCCAAGAGCAAGCTGGCCCAGGCCCTCGACAACGTGGCGGCCTGA